The Planctomycetota bacterium genome window below encodes:
- a CDS encoding DUF4303 domain-containing protein, with protein sequence MALTVLDQLADHVHAALKAAFSELIRANPGQHFYAFAVFTDDSLQFIHPAANTEEALTATVQRYRETVDPKYGSTSTRAGMRWSYGDWGHFANFGEEHFAEINEALIEYIDGPEEEFEARIDSLWAAVLSGFQRLEKDGFFGSGPERSKITLALVGDLDGELVNSWVSALNPPDVANRFINWNADAPDDTSENG encoded by the coding sequence ATGGCATTGACCGTACTCGACCAACTTGCCGATCACGTTCATGCGGCGCTGAAGGCTGCTTTTTCGGAGCTGATCCGCGCAAACCCGGGTCAGCACTTCTATGCTTTCGCCGTGTTCACGGACGATTCGCTTCAGTTCATACACCCCGCCGCCAACACGGAGGAGGCCTTGACCGCAACTGTCCAGCGCTACCGGGAGACCGTAGATCCCAAGTATGGGTCAACATCGACTCGCGCGGGAATGCGGTGGTCGTACGGCGACTGGGGTCACTTCGCGAATTTCGGCGAGGAGCATTTTGCGGAGATCAACGAAGCCCTCATCGAATATATCGATGGGCCGGAAGAAGAGTTCGAAGCCCGGATCGACTCGCTTTGGGCCGCAGTCTTGAGCGGATTCCAGCGGCTGGAGAAAGACGGCTTTTTCGGCTCAGGGCCTGAGCGCTCCAAAATCACATTGGCATTGGTCGGCGACCTAGATGGGGAATTGGTCAATAGCTGGGTTTCGGCGCTTAATCCGCCAGATGTAGCCAATCGTTTCATCAACTGGAACGCTGACGCACCGGATGACACGAGCGAAAACGGCTAA
- a CDS encoding FkbM family methyltransferase — MTSHTGDTFAPLPGAPLECLVAANVHGLYCVPAASRHRPAARRILAGDVWEPDTIAWIIAHRRSGDVVHAGTYFGDFLPAVARSLADGARVWAFEPNPENHACARLTIALNGLTGVVLHHAALGAAAGRVALVTHDEQGTPLGGASHVDAARDAGPDGVAVVRLDDTIPADRPVDVVQLDVEGSEEEALAGALGLIGRWRPALLLERPPEAWLERVLAPLGYAPAGKVHANTAWLPG; from the coding sequence ATGACATCCCACACCGGCGACACGTTCGCCCCGCTGCCCGGCGCGCCGCTCGAGTGCCTCGTCGCCGCCAACGTCCACGGGCTGTATTGCGTGCCGGCTGCCAGCCGCCACCGACCGGCTGCCCGGCGGATCCTCGCCGGCGATGTCTGGGAGCCCGACACGATCGCCTGGATCATCGCCCACCGCCGCTCGGGCGACGTGGTCCACGCCGGGACCTATTTCGGCGACTTCCTCCCGGCAGTGGCGCGGAGCCTCGCCGACGGCGCACGCGTGTGGGCGTTTGAGCCGAATCCCGAAAACCATGCCTGTGCGCGGCTCACGATCGCCCTCAACGGGTTGACCGGCGTCGTCCTCCACCATGCCGCGCTCGGCGCCGCCGCGGGGCGCGTCGCGCTGGTGACCCATGACGAGCAAGGGACTCCCCTCGGGGGCGCCAGCCACGTCGATGCGGCGCGCGATGCCGGGCCCGACGGCGTGGCGGTCGTGCGCCTCGACGACACGATCCCCGCCGACCGGCCGGTGGACGTGGTCCAGCTCGACGTCGAGGGCTCCGAGGAGGAGGCGCTGGCCGGTGCCCTGGGCCTCATCGGACGCTGGCGACCGGCACTGCTCCTCGAGCGGCCCCCCGAGGCGTGGCTCGAGCGCGTGCTCGCCCCGCTCGGCTACGCGCCGGCCGGGAAGGTGCATGCCAACACCGCGTGGCTGCCCGGCTGA
- a CDS encoding cytochrome C, protein MALRSPFAPAAALLVTGVLAASAAESSRELVTFSTRALDRSFVAEGAAIGDLDGDGHADLVAGPWWYRGPEFSERHEFMPAKPFDPAGYSDNFFVWVRDVSGDGRNDIVLYGFPGQDASWFENPGKDPGVGHWKKHVAVAELDNESPAFTDVSGDGKPDIVGSVGGFFGYATAGADPRQPWTFHRISPQVAGGKFTHGLGVGDVDGDGRPDILEKNGWWRQPESLAGDPLWQRNEVAFSRPGGAQMLVSDVDGDGLADVITSLAAHGYGLSWYRQSRAADGTRSFEQRPITGDAPSDNPFRVAFSQIHALALADIDGDGVDDVVTGKRWWAHGAKGDPEPDAAAVVYWFRTTRSADGVELVPHLIHDDSGVGVQVTVGDATGDGRADVLVSNKKGTFLHTQARKAVSLADWEAAQPRRRRAMANGLAPAEAAAAMSLPPGFQVTLLAGEPDVCQPIAMCFDDRGRLWVAEAYSYPKRVPKEEARDRILIFEDTDGDSTLDSRKVFADGLNLVSGLAVGFGGVWVGAAPEFLFIPDRDGDDRPDGPAEVLLDGWGYEDTHETLNAFIWGPDGWLYGCHGVFTHSNVGKPGAGDDARKRINAGIWRYHPTRHLFEVFSEGTSNPWGVDFNDLGHAFQTACVIPHLYHVIPLARYQRQAGQHFNPHTYDDIKTIARHRHWTGGQWNNADREKSDAIGGGHAHCGAMVYLGGAWPERYRGKLFMNNIHGARLNQDRLEPAGSGYVGDGDPDFLFANDTWSQFISLQTGPDGQMVLIDWYDANQCHHHDFAKHDRGNGRIYKVSYGRPQGVKVDLGKATDAELVAHLASDNDWFVRHARRLLQERAATGRLASDTPARLRGALESASTAAKRLRVVWALSVTGLLDAAGLEKLLGDPDPAVRGWAVRLASQRDDIPVDVLVASGTQLALGDPSPVVRLELCSALLRLPPAARWPVAEALVTHAEDADDHNLPLMNWYVVEPLVVVDPPRALALAARSKIPTVSRFIVRRAAGEEACYEALVAALAKASSADRRWMLDEIVAALAARGRMPMPKAWTAGYDALRGDADADVRRLADVVAVRFGDERVLPGLRAVLADRKAALERRVEALEALVAARDPATAPVLQRLLDDAPVATRAVTALAAIPDDRTPAALLAAYATLAPEAKAAAIATLVSRAPWTIALLDAIDAGRVPRGDLSAFTVQRLAGSADPAVLAKLNAVWGTIRSTPADRQADFATWRKLLGPKALDGADLSHGREVYAKTCGTCHALHGTGAKIGPELTGSNRADLEYLLANLLDPSSVVGRDYQTTTVVTTDGRSIAGIVIRESPEAVTLQTPTEQVTVPVADIEQRVLSPLSLMPENQLAQLPKASAVALVAYLRHPTQVPLPGEGPPPFTKDGRIPGAIEGEQLDVASKSAGDVRPQGMESFKAGRWSGNSQTWWTGARPGGRLVFTVPVTVTGRHEVRAVCTKAHDYGTVSLKWNDAPAAPPLDLYHKEGVVHTAEIPIATVDLEPGMATLSVEIVGENPAATKAWMFGLDYLRFVPVP, encoded by the coding sequence ATGGCCCTTCGCTCCCCGTTCGCTCCCGCCGCGGCGCTGCTCGTGACCGGCGTGCTCGCCGCGTCGGCCGCGGAATCGTCGCGCGAGTTGGTCACGTTCTCGACGCGGGCGCTCGACCGGTCGTTCGTCGCCGAAGGGGCGGCGATCGGCGACCTCGACGGCGACGGCCATGCCGACCTCGTCGCCGGCCCGTGGTGGTATCGCGGTCCGGAGTTTTCCGAGCGCCATGAATTCATGCCCGCCAAGCCGTTCGACCCGGCGGGATATTCCGACAATTTTTTCGTCTGGGTCCGCGACGTCAGCGGCGACGGCCGCAACGACATCGTGCTCTACGGCTTCCCGGGTCAGGATGCGTCGTGGTTCGAAAACCCCGGGAAGGACCCCGGTGTGGGTCACTGGAAAAAGCATGTCGCCGTCGCCGAGCTCGACAACGAGTCGCCGGCGTTTACCGATGTGAGCGGCGACGGGAAGCCCGACATCGTCGGCTCGGTCGGGGGATTCTTCGGCTATGCCACGGCCGGTGCCGACCCGCGGCAGCCGTGGACGTTTCATCGCATCTCGCCGCAGGTGGCGGGAGGGAAATTCACCCACGGCCTCGGCGTCGGCGACGTCGATGGCGACGGCCGCCCCGACATCCTCGAGAAGAATGGCTGGTGGCGCCAGCCCGAATCGCTCGCCGGCGATCCGCTCTGGCAGCGGAACGAAGTCGCCTTCTCGCGCCCCGGCGGCGCGCAGATGCTCGTCAGCGACGTCGATGGCGACGGCCTGGCCGACGTGATCACGAGCCTCGCCGCCCACGGCTACGGGCTCTCCTGGTACCGGCAGTCGCGCGCCGCCGATGGCACGCGCTCGTTCGAACAGCGCCCGATCACCGGCGACGCGCCGTCGGACAATCCGTTTCGCGTGGCGTTTTCGCAGATCCACGCGCTGGCGCTGGCCGACATCGATGGCGACGGTGTCGACGATGTCGTCACCGGCAAGCGCTGGTGGGCCCACGGCGCGAAAGGCGACCCCGAGCCCGACGCGGCGGCGGTGGTGTATTGGTTTCGCACCACGCGCTCGGCCGACGGCGTCGAGCTGGTGCCGCACCTGATCCACGACGACTCCGGGGTGGGTGTCCAGGTGACCGTCGGCGACGCCACCGGCGACGGCCGGGCAGACGTGCTGGTGTCGAACAAGAAGGGGACGTTTCTCCATACCCAGGCGCGGAAGGCGGTGAGCCTCGCCGACTGGGAAGCCGCCCAGCCGCGCCGCCGGCGCGCGATGGCAAATGGCCTCGCTCCCGCCGAAGCGGCCGCGGCGATGAGCCTGCCGCCGGGATTCCAGGTGACGCTGTTGGCCGGCGAGCCCGATGTCTGCCAGCCGATCGCGATGTGCTTCGACGACCGCGGCCGGCTGTGGGTGGCCGAGGCCTACTCCTATCCCAAGCGCGTGCCGAAGGAGGAGGCCCGTGACCGGATCCTGATCTTCGAAGACACCGACGGCGACTCGACGCTCGACTCGCGGAAGGTGTTTGCCGACGGGCTGAACCTCGTCAGCGGCCTCGCGGTCGGGTTCGGCGGGGTGTGGGTCGGGGCGGCGCCGGAGTTTCTCTTCATCCCCGACCGCGATGGCGACGACCGCCCCGACGGCCCGGCCGAGGTGCTCCTCGACGGCTGGGGCTACGAAGACACCCACGAGACGCTCAACGCCTTCATCTGGGGGCCCGACGGCTGGCTGTATGGCTGCCACGGCGTGTTTACCCATTCCAACGTCGGCAAGCCGGGGGCCGGCGACGACGCGCGGAAGCGGATCAACGCCGGGATCTGGCGCTACCACCCCACGCGCCATCTGTTCGAGGTCTTTTCCGAGGGGACGAGCAACCCCTGGGGCGTCGATTTCAACGACCTCGGCCACGCCTTCCAGACCGCGTGCGTGATCCCGCACCTGTACCACGTGATTCCTTTGGCGCGCTACCAGCGCCAGGCCGGGCAGCACTTCAATCCCCACACCTACGACGACATCAAGACGATCGCCCGCCACCGCCACTGGACCGGCGGCCAGTGGAACAACGCCGACCGCGAGAAGTCCGACGCGATCGGCGGCGGTCATGCCCATTGCGGGGCGATGGTGTATCTCGGCGGCGCGTGGCCGGAGCGCTACCGCGGCAAGCTGTTCATGAACAACATCCATGGCGCCCGGCTCAATCAAGACCGTTTGGAACCGGCCGGGAGCGGCTACGTCGGCGACGGCGACCCCGACTTCCTGTTTGCCAACGACACCTGGTCGCAGTTCATTTCGCTCCAGACCGGGCCCGACGGCCAGATGGTGCTGATCGACTGGTACGACGCCAACCAGTGCCACCACCACGACTTCGCCAAGCACGACCGGGGCAACGGCCGGATCTACAAGGTCAGCTACGGCCGTCCGCAGGGGGTGAAGGTCGATCTCGGCAAGGCGACCGATGCCGAGCTCGTCGCCCACCTGGCCAGCGACAACGACTGGTTCGTGCGCCATGCCCGGCGCCTGCTCCAGGAGCGCGCCGCCACCGGCCGGCTCGCGAGCGACACTCCGGCGCGGCTCCGGGGGGCGCTCGAGTCTGCTTCGACGGCGGCCAAGCGGCTGCGTGTCGTGTGGGCCCTGTCGGTCACCGGCCTGCTCGATGCCGCCGGCCTCGAGAAGCTGCTCGGCGATCCCGATCCGGCCGTGCGCGGCTGGGCGGTGCGCCTCGCCAGCCAGCGGGACGACATCCCCGTCGACGTGCTCGTCGCCAGCGGCACGCAGCTCGCCCTCGGCGATCCCTCGCCGGTGGTCCGCCTCGAGCTCTGCTCGGCGCTGTTGCGGCTGCCGCCCGCGGCGCGCTGGCCCGTGGCCGAGGCGCTCGTGACCCACGCCGAGGACGCCGACGACCACAACCTGCCGCTGATGAATTGGTATGTCGTCGAGCCGCTGGTCGTCGTCGACCCGCCCCGGGCCCTGGCGCTGGCGGCCCGGTCGAAGATCCCGACGGTGTCGCGGTTCATCGTCCGCCGGGCGGCCGGCGAGGAGGCCTGCTACGAGGCGCTGGTGGCTGCACTCGCCAAGGCCTCGTCGGCCGACCGCCGGTGGATGCTCGACGAGATCGTGGCGGCACTGGCCGCCCGCGGGCGGATGCCGATGCCGAAGGCCTGGACGGCGGGATACGACGCCCTCCGCGGCGACGCCGATGCCGACGTGCGCCGGCTGGCCGACGTCGTCGCCGTGCGCTTCGGCGACGAGCGCGTGCTGCCGGGGCTGCGCGCGGTGCTCGCCGATCGGAAGGCGGCCCTGGAGCGCCGCGTCGAGGCCCTCGAAGCGCTCGTGGCGGCGCGTGATCCGGCGACGGCGCCGGTCCTCCAGCGGCTCCTCGACGACGCCCCGGTGGCCACGCGGGCGGTGACGGCACTGGCCGCGATCCCCGACGACCGCACCCCCGCCGCGCTGCTGGCGGCCTACGCGACGCTCGCGCCCGAGGCCAAGGCCGCGGCGATCGCCACGCTCGTGTCGCGGGCGCCCTGGACGATCGCCCTGCTCGACGCGATCGACGCCGGCCGCGTGCCGCGCGGCGACCTGTCGGCGTTTACCGTCCAGCGCCTCGCCGGGTCGGCCGATCCGGCGGTCCTCGCCAAGCTCAACGCCGTGTGGGGCACGATCCGCTCCACCCCGGCCGACCGTCAGGCCGACTTCGCCACGTGGCGAAAGCTGCTCGGCCCCAAGGCGCTCGACGGCGCCGACCTGTCGCACGGCCGCGAGGTGTATGCCAAGACGTGCGGCACGTGCCACGCGCTCCACGGCACAGGTGCGAAGATCGGCCCGGAATTGACCGGCTCCAACCGCGCCGATCTGGAATACCTGCTCGCCAATCTCCTCGATCCCAGCTCGGTCGTCGGCCGCGACTACCAGACGACCACGGTCGTCACGACCGACGGCCGGTCGATCGCCGGGATCGTGATCCGCGAGTCCCCCGAGGCGGTCACGCTCCAGACGCCGACCGAGCAGGTCACCGTGCCGGTGGCCGACATCGAGCAGCGCGTCCTCTCGCCGCTGTCGCTAATGCCGGAAAACCAACTCGCGCAGCTTCCCAAGGCGTCGGCGGTGGCATTGGTCGCCTACCTGCGGCATCCGACGCAGGTGCCGCTGCCGGGCGAGGGCCCGCCGCCGTTCACGAAAGACGGGCGGATCCCCGGAGCGATCGAAGGAGAACAGCTCGACGTCGCCTCGAAGTCGGCCGGCGACGTCCGGCCGCAGGGGATGGAGTCGTTCAAGGCGGGGCGCTGGAGCGGCAATTCGCAGACATGGTGGACAGGCGCGCGGCCGGGAGGTCGCCTGGTGTTCACGGTGCCGGTCACGGTGACCGGGCGCCACGAAGTCCGCGCCGTCTGCACGAAGGCCCACGACTACGGGACCGTGAGCCTGAAGTGGAACGACGCCCCTGCCGCCCCGCCGCTCGACCTGTACCACAAGGAAGGCGTCGTCCACACCGCGGAGATCCCGATCGCCACGGTCGATCTCGAGCCGGGGATGGCGACGCTCTCCGTCGAGATCGTCGGCGAGAACCCGGCGGCGACGAAGGCCTGGATGTTCGGTCTGGATTACCTGCGCTTCGTGCCGGTGCCGTGA
- a CDS encoding alpha/beta hydrolase yields MRRALPCLVIALWLAVGPVGHARQPADDAAGTAEWYGELEAGNRQFRFVIESVAGADGTAKHRLRSIDEGDRRFELATVVDDGERLAFDLPASAAAYSGAVSKGVATGIWKQRGAELALVFRRTDGTPLPPPADEVWTGTLNAVVQKLALRFRVKLDDDGKRRVWMDSVTQEVGGFGGSLTVDGRKWTINVPAVRGEFSGELSEDGTTLAGTWKQAGATLPLVLVKGAVIDAGAEAKRRPQTPIGPFPYDAEEVTFRNDTDAIDLAGTLTLPRGPGPFPAVVLVTGSGPQDRDETLFDHKPFAVIADRLSRAGIAVLRYDDRGVGGSGGNPETATTADLARDALAASLHLAADARVDPARIGVVGHSEGAAIAALVAAERRETACIVLLAGAGVDGKRVLLSQGALVLRAEGLADPERLERQRTMQTILMDAVTSAPPDADPAPIIAAVAKRLEAALGGAVLDGQDVKELAAGGVLRLSSRWFRHFLVHDPAADLAKVGCPVLALFGEKDVQVDPPLNRPPVEAAIRAAANPDSAVETIPGCNHLFQTCTTGAISEYDALEETIAPAVLERMTTWLADRLDPTEPTK; encoded by the coding sequence ATGCGGCGTGCCCTGCCCTGCCTCGTGATCGCGCTGTGGCTCGCCGTCGGGCCGGTCGGCCATGCCCGGCAGCCTGCCGACGACGCCGCCGGCACCGCCGAGTGGTACGGCGAGCTCGAGGCGGGGAACAGGCAGTTCCGGTTCGTGATCGAATCGGTCGCCGGGGCCGACGGCACCGCGAAACACCGGCTGCGGAGCATCGACGAGGGGGACCGGCGTTTCGAGCTCGCCACGGTCGTCGACGACGGCGAGCGCCTCGCCTTCGACCTGCCCGCCTCGGCGGCGGCCTACTCCGGCGCAGTCTCCAAGGGGGTCGCCACGGGTATCTGGAAGCAACGCGGTGCCGAGCTGGCGCTCGTCTTCCGCCGAACCGACGGCACACCGCTCCCGCCCCCGGCCGACGAGGTCTGGACGGGCACGCTCAACGCCGTCGTCCAGAAACTCGCGCTGCGGTTCCGTGTGAAGCTCGATGACGACGGCAAACGCCGCGTGTGGATGGACAGCGTCACCCAGGAAGTGGGAGGGTTCGGAGGCAGCCTCACGGTCGACGGCCGGAAGTGGACGATCAACGTGCCGGCGGTCCGCGGTGAGTTTTCCGGCGAGCTGTCGGAGGATGGCACCACGCTCGCGGGAACCTGGAAACAGGCCGGGGCGACGCTGCCGCTGGTGCTCGTCAAAGGGGCGGTGATCGACGCCGGCGCGGAGGCGAAGCGCCGCCCGCAGACGCCGATCGGCCCGTTTCCCTACGATGCCGAGGAGGTGACGTTCCGCAACGACACCGACGCCATCGATCTCGCCGGCACGCTCACGCTGCCGCGCGGCCCGGGCCCCTTTCCGGCCGTCGTCCTCGTCACCGGGTCCGGGCCGCAGGATCGCGACGAGACGCTCTTCGACCACAAGCCGTTCGCCGTGATCGCAGACCGGCTGTCGCGCGCCGGGATCGCCGTGCTCCGCTACGACGACCGCGGCGTCGGCGGATCGGGGGGCAATCCCGAGACGGCGACCACCGCCGACCTGGCCCGCGACGCGCTGGCGGCGTCGCTCCATCTCGCCGCCGATGCGCGCGTCGACCCGGCACGGATCGGCGTCGTCGGCCACAGCGAGGGGGCGGCGATCGCGGCGCTGGTCGCCGCCGAGCGGCGCGAGACGGCCTGCATCGTGCTGCTGGCGGGCGCTGGCGTGGATGGCAAGCGCGTGCTGTTGTCGCAGGGAGCGCTCGTGCTTCGCGCGGAGGGGCTCGCCGACCCCGAGCGCCTCGAGCGCCAACGAACGATGCAGACGATCCTCATGGACGCGGTTACGTCGGCACCGCCAGACGCCGACCCGGCCCCGATCATCGCGGCGGTCGCCAAGCGACTCGAAGCCGCTCTCGGCGGCGCCGTGCTCGACGGGCAAGATGTCAAGGAGCTCGCGGCCGGCGGCGTGCTGCGGCTGTCGTCGCGGTGGTTTCGCCACTTCCTCGTCCATGATCCGGCCGCCGACCTGGCGAAGGTCGGCTGCCCGGTGCTCGCCCTGTTCGGCGAGAAGGACGTGCAGGTCGATCCCCCCCTCAACCGTCCACCGGTCGAGGCCGCCATCCGCGCGGCGGCGAATCCCGACTCCGCCGTCGAGACGATCCCCGGCTGCAACCATCTGTTCCAGACCTGCACGACCGGCGCCATCAGCGAGTACGACGCGCTCGAGGAGACGATCGCGCCGGCGGTCCTCGAGCGGATGACGACGTGGCTCGCCGACCGACTCGATCCCACGGAGCCCACGAAATGA
- a CDS encoding SMP-30/gluconolactonase/LRE family protein, producing MLFVAEPVTPEGAFTPGIEGPACDRAGMLFAVNLSREGTIGRVFPHGAADVFLELPGTSVGNGIRFGADGTMFIADYVNHNVFRVAPGSREPQLFAHDDRMNQPNDLAISADGTLYASDPNWKDGTGQLWRIDRDGTTTRLATAMGTTNGIDLSPDGTTLYVNESVQRNVWAFPLLPDRSLGEKRLVKRFPDHGFDGMRCDVEGNLHVTRYGKGVVAVLTPDGDVLREIDVLGSKPSNICFGGPDGCTVYVTEVERTRVVRYRTDVPGLSSIRWAGDNQR from the coding sequence ATGCTGTTCGTCGCCGAGCCGGTCACCCCGGAGGGGGCGTTCACGCCGGGCATCGAGGGCCCGGCCTGCGACCGCGCTGGCATGCTGTTCGCGGTCAATCTCTCGCGCGAGGGGACGATCGGCCGCGTCTTTCCCCACGGCGCTGCCGACGTCTTCCTGGAGCTGCCCGGCACGAGCGTCGGCAACGGCATCCGGTTCGGCGCCGACGGGACGATGTTCATCGCCGACTACGTCAACCACAACGTGTTCCGCGTGGCCCCCGGCAGCCGCGAGCCGCAGCTTTTCGCCCACGACGACCGGATGAACCAGCCCAACGATCTGGCGATCAGCGCCGACGGCACGCTCTACGCCAGCGACCCGAATTGGAAGGACGGCACCGGGCAACTGTGGCGGATCGACCGCGACGGCACGACGACCCGGCTCGCCACGGCGATGGGCACCACGAATGGAATCGACCTCAGTCCCGACGGCACCACGCTGTACGTCAACGAGAGCGTCCAGCGCAACGTGTGGGCGTTTCCGCTCCTCCCCGACCGGTCGCTCGGCGAGAAACGCCTCGTGAAGCGTTTTCCCGACCATGGCTTCGACGGGATGCGCTGCGACGTCGAGGGAAACCTCCACGTGACGCGCTACGGCAAGGGCGTGGTCGCCGTGCTCACCCCGGACGGCGACGTGCTCCGCGAGATCGACGTCCTCGGGAGCAAGCCGAGCAACATCTGCTTCGGCGGCCCCGACGGCTGCACCGTGTATGTCACCGAGGTCGAGCGCACGCGGGTCGTGCGCTACCGCACCGACGTGCCCGGCCTGTCGAGCATCCGCTGGGCCGGCGACAACCAGCGCTGA
- a CDS encoding dihydrodipicolinate synthase family protein — protein sequence MTAPITGILTPHMVPLDGQGRIDEDELARLVDWLIGKRVHGLYPNGSTGEFLRFTVGERRRIVEITCQAAAGRVPVVAGAAEANVAETLAACEHCLDCGARAVAIVAPFYYRLPAESVYAYFAAIARDSPIDVTLYNIPLLASPIDVPTVARLAAEFPRIIGIKDSSGDIGQMIRLLAAVRPVRPEFAVLTGWEGALVPMILAGCDGGTHATSAVVPELTRAAFDAAKAGDLATAFALQHRITRVFDVVFGGAEFPEGFRVATGVRGFKMGPSRQPATAEQHAARARLADRVRRLLIEEGIEGIK from the coding sequence GTGACCGCACCGATCACCGGCATCCTCACGCCCCACATGGTGCCGCTCGACGGCCAGGGGCGGATCGACGAGGACGAGCTCGCGCGGCTGGTCGACTGGCTGATCGGCAAGCGAGTCCACGGCCTCTACCCCAACGGCTCGACGGGGGAGTTTCTCCGGTTCACGGTCGGCGAACGGCGGCGGATCGTGGAAATCACCTGCCAGGCGGCGGCTGGGCGCGTGCCGGTGGTGGCCGGGGCCGCCGAGGCCAACGTTGCCGAGACACTCGCCGCCTGCGAGCACTGCCTCGACTGCGGCGCCCGGGCGGTGGCGATCGTGGCGCCGTTCTACTACCGGCTGCCGGCCGAGAGCGTGTATGCGTATTTCGCGGCGATCGCACGCGACAGCCCGATCGACGTCACGCTCTACAACATCCCCTTGCTCGCCTCGCCGATCGACGTGCCGACGGTGGCGCGGCTGGCGGCGGAGTTTCCCCGGATCATCGGGATCAAGGACTCCAGCGGCGACATCGGCCAGATGATCCGCTTGCTCGCCGCAGTACGGCCGGTGCGCCCCGAGTTTGCGGTGCTCACCGGCTGGGAAGGGGCACTGGTGCCGATGATCCTCGCCGGCTGCGACGGCGGGACGCACGCGACCAGCGCCGTCGTGCCGGAGCTGACGCGCGCCGCGTTCGACGCGGCCAAGGCCGGGGACCTGGCCACGGCGTTCGCGCTGCAACACCGGATCACGCGCGTGTTCGACGTCGTGTTCGGCGGCGCCGAGTTTCCCGAGGGGTTCCGCGTGGCGACCGGCGTCCGCGGCTTCAAGATGGGCCCGTCGCGCCAGCCGGCGACGGCCGAGCAGCACGCCGCCCGCGCGCGGCTCGCCGACCGCGTCCGCCGACTCCTCATCGAAGAGGGCATCGAGGGGATCAAGTAG